Proteins from a genomic interval of Marmoricola sp. OAE513:
- a CDS encoding nitroreductase family protein yields the protein MEFQQVVDRRQMVRDYTDVPVDPALVDRALRNATRAPNAGFTQGWGFLVLDTPEDVRRWWATTAGPEALAAPDAWLRGMMRAPVVIVPCSSRAAYLTRYAEVDKASSARLAVVEGEAPWSVPYWHMDAAMASLLILQTAVDAGLGGCFSGIPVPKLEAVRREFSIAEEFEPIGVITLGHPAGEARTGSPTRRARKPQTEVVHRGSWI from the coding sequence GTGGAGTTCCAGCAGGTCGTCGACCGCCGCCAGATGGTCCGCGACTACACCGACGTGCCGGTCGACCCGGCCCTGGTGGATCGCGCACTTCGCAACGCCACCCGGGCACCGAACGCAGGCTTCACCCAGGGCTGGGGGTTCCTCGTCCTCGACACCCCCGAGGACGTGCGCCGCTGGTGGGCGACCACAGCCGGCCCTGAAGCACTCGCCGCCCCTGACGCCTGGTTGCGCGGGATGATGCGGGCGCCGGTGGTCATCGTGCCGTGCTCGAGCCGAGCCGCCTACCTGACCCGGTACGCCGAGGTCGACAAGGCGTCGTCCGCCCGTCTCGCAGTGGTCGAGGGTGAAGCACCGTGGTCGGTGCCGTACTGGCACATGGACGCCGCGATGGCGTCCCTGCTGATCCTGCAGACCGCCGTCGACGCCGGCCTCGGTGGCTGCTTCTCCGGGATCCCGGTCCCGAAGCTGGAGGCCGTCCGCCGGGAGTTCTCGATCGCCGAGGAGTTCGAGCCGATCGGCGTGATCACCCTGGGCCACCCTGCCGGCGAAGCGCGTACGGGCTCGCCCACGCGCCGCGCGCGGAAGCCGCAGACCGAGGTGGTCCACCGCGGTTCCTGGATCTGA
- a CDS encoding class F sortase, translated as MTTTTVSNQRRAALVVLVVATTIALVWTFWPQGERKSPAAKPPPAQAVLPGTVLKSSECGNQADKPFRPTRITVSGVGKNSQVLALGRDGNNVPRAPSLSSAGKTQYGWDDPAQATNFSDTLKPAGALPGSAKGNVLLNAHTWPDGSALGNRLMEHLKVGDKIVLGGKHAELCYRVTKKIVIKAADGSAEYYQQDGPPQLALIVCSPPRIGPGNWVHRTIWFASPMAA; from the coding sequence ATGACGACGACCACCGTGAGCAACCAGCGGCGTGCTGCCCTGGTCGTTCTCGTGGTGGCGACGACGATCGCCCTCGTCTGGACCTTCTGGCCCCAGGGCGAGCGCAAGTCGCCCGCTGCGAAGCCTCCGCCTGCCCAGGCCGTCTTGCCCGGGACGGTGCTGAAGTCCTCGGAGTGCGGGAACCAGGCGGACAAGCCGTTCCGCCCGACTCGGATCACCGTGAGCGGAGTCGGCAAGAACTCGCAGGTGCTGGCCCTCGGACGCGACGGCAACAACGTTCCGCGTGCTCCCTCGCTCAGCTCGGCCGGCAAGACCCAGTACGGCTGGGACGACCCGGCCCAGGCGACGAACTTCAGCGACACCCTCAAGCCGGCGGGGGCGCTCCCGGGCAGCGCGAAGGGCAACGTCCTTCTCAACGCCCACACCTGGCCCGACGGCTCCGCCCTGGGCAACCGACTGATGGAGCACCTCAAGGTCGGGGACAAGATCGTGCTCGGCGGCAAGCATGCCGAGCTCTGCTACCGGGTCACCAAGAAGATCGTCATCAAGGCTGCCGACGGCTCCGCGGAGTACTACCAGCAGGACGGTCCGCCGCAGCTCGCACTGATCGTCTGCTCGCCGCCGAGGATCGGTCCGGGCAACTGGGTGCACCGGACCATCTGGTTCGCCTCACCGATGGCGGCCTGA